CTTTGTGGGGCCTCGGCGGCGGAGGCGAGCGGTGCTGATGGGGCTTGTGCTGACCTTGACTGCGTGCGGGGACCGGGTGAATCAGGGCGATGCGACACGGGCGGTCAAGAGCTACGCCATGACCGTTACGGGGACGGCTACGGCTCCTGACGGCAGTACGCTGGTGCACACGACAACGGTGATGCTGAATTTACAGTAGGAGTTAATCTTCGAGCGGCAACTGCTCCCGCGACATAAGGAAGATCACTCCGAGGCCGACAAACAGAACCAGCCCCTCCACCCGCTCCGAGCGGACATGGAGCTTGTCGAAGTGGGCGCGGGCGGGGTTGTCCTTGGGGACAGACTCGATGGGTGCGCCGATGCTGTCGCGGTCGTGGTCCATGGTGGGCAGCACGCTGACCTGGAGATAAGCGGTCGCGGCCAGCATGATGACGGCCAGGACGAACTCCAGCTCGTAGCGGCCACGCGCACGCATGGGCGCGCCGCGGAAGATAAGGGCTGTGGCGATGCAGAACAAGGCTCCGCAGACCAGCCCGACGATGTGGAAGGGATGCAGCACCGCGCCCACGAGCATTCCGGCCTCGTGGATGGATGGCAACGTGTGGAAGGCTATGGGTGCGAGCAGGAAGGCGAAGAAGATAAGGCCTCCTACCCACACCACCATCGTGAGTAGCTGGACGATGCGCAGGAGGCCTTGCATCTACTCTCCCGCCTCGGCTGCGGGGACGCCGGTACGGGCCAGGGCGCGGCGCAGGACGGTGTCGAGCGCGGCCTTCAGCTCGGTGTACTCGGCCTCGGTGATCCGGCCCTGAAGCCGGTCGGTCTCGGCGGCGAATAGCTCGTCGCGGAGCACCTGTAGGGGGCTGACGGAGGTTGGCTGCAAGCGCGAAGCCGAGGGCGAGACCGCAGCAGCAGAGCCCGAGGGGCTGCGCAGCATCAGGCCGGCGGCAGCGGCGAGCAGCAGGCCGAGGCCGCCGATCGTCCACCACTTGTACTTGGCCCACGGGTCCAGATTGCCTTCGGAGTCGAGCGGTGCTCCGAGGCCCTTGCCGCCAGCGGTGTCGGCGCGCATCTGGGCGCTGGCCTGCGCGGGCGTCAGGTTGGGATCTCCGGCGCTGCCGGGAGCAGGACCACCGGAGGCGTCACCGCCACCCTGGCCTCCGCCCTGCTGGCCGGAGTCGCGCGGCAACTGGCCTGAGCCGCTGACCGTGAACGAGAGCGGTTGCGAGGGCTGGACGTTCTGCGCCACGTAGGTCTGGGCGTTCACCTCGTCGTTGACGGGGTTGTACGGCGTGGATGCGCTGGGCTTGAAGGCCATGCTCTTCGGCATCATGATGGCGATGGTGCCGGTGGTGGCCACGGGGC
This is a stretch of genomic DNA from Granulicella sp. WH15. It encodes these proteins:
- a CDS encoding DUF4149 domain-containing protein; this translates as MQGLLRIVQLLTMVVWVGGLIFFAFLLAPIAFHTLPSIHEAGMLVGAVLHPFHIVGLVCGALFCIATALIFRGAPMRARGRYELEFVLAVIMLAATAYLQVSVLPTMDHDRDSIGAPIESVPKDNPARAHFDKLHVRSERVEGLVLFVGLGVIFLMSREQLPLED
- a CDS encoding DUF4198 domain-containing protein, translating into MTFRRIPALLLCALSLAPAAALADTLTGVVTNKTTNKPAAGDEVTLIRLQQGMQESTHTKTDAKGRFTLDVPDPGLHLVRVTHDKANYFRPAPPGTQSVELEVFNAKPKVDGISIEADVMRIQTDGGGQGLTVVEHYFVKNESSPPMTQFSDRPFEFYLPAGAVIQGSAALAPNGMPVQAPPVPLGEPNHYTFIFPIRPGETQFQITYRLPYKDSFTFSPRPVATTGTIAIMMPKSMAFKPSASTPYNPVNDEVNAQTYVAQNVQPSQPLSFTVSGSGQLPRDSGQQGGGQGGGDASGGPAPGSAGDPNLTPAQASAQMRADTAGGKGLGAPLDSEGNLDPWAKYKWWTIGGLGLLLAAAAGLMLRSPSGSAAAVSPSASRLQPTSVSPLQVLRDELFAAETDRLQGRITEAEYTELKAALDTVLRRALARTGVPAAEAGE